A genomic segment from Nitrosopumilus sp. K4 encodes:
- a CDS encoding two-component system response regulator, whose translation MKIIHIEDTPEISKIFSDILTTKNHDFDSASDGRKGLELVVANNYDLILLDMCMPNYSGMDFLLDLKDRRSSEIKKVVVISALELDRYQRNFLMNLGVSSIHKKPISVQNLISQIEQHVA comes from the coding sequence GTGAAGATAATTCATATCGAAGACACTCCTGAGATAAGCAAAATCTTTTCAGATATCCTGACTACGAAAAATCATGATTTTGACAGTGCATCTGATGGTAGAAAAGGATTGGAATTAGTAGTGGCCAACAACTATGATTTGATCCTTCTTGACATGTGTATGCCAAATTACAGTGGAATGGATTTTCTTTTGGATTTGAAAGATAGGAGATCCTCTGAAATTAAAAAAGTGGTTGTGATCAGCGCACTTGAACTGGATCGATACCAACGCAATTTTTTGATGAATTTAGGCGTATCTTCTATTCATAAAAAGCCTATATCTGTTCAAAATTTAATTTCCCAGATTGAACAACATGTTGCTTGA
- a CDS encoding DUF2203 domain-containing protein, with translation MFSYFTTSEANQALPDVIKKFEFALAKKNDVSKLEHELQISLSTNNKFEEYVTLKQKLNSAITKFYESVEILESTGVVVKSIEQGLLDFPSKRFDEEVWLCWKYGETEIKFWHEKDSGFMGRKPIEVNDESLV, from the coding sequence ATGTTCTCGTATTTTACCACATCTGAAGCCAATCAGGCATTGCCTGATGTTATTAAAAAATTTGAGTTTGCATTAGCAAAAAAGAATGATGTCTCAAAACTAGAACATGAGCTTCAGATCAGCCTATCTACAAATAACAAATTTGAAGAATATGTTACTTTGAAACAAAAACTAAATTCTGCTATTACTAAATTTTATGAATCTGTGGAGATTCTTGAAAGTACTGGTGTTGTCGTAAAGAGTATAGAGCAAGGATTACTTGATTTCCCTTCTAAAAGATTTGATGAAGAGGTTTGGCTTTGTTGGAAATATGGTGAAACTGAGATAAAATTTTGGCATGAAAAGGATTCTGGATTTATGGGAAGAAAACCCATTGAAGTAAATGATGAATCACTAGTCTGA
- a CDS encoding type II/IV secretion system ATPase subunit, giving the protein MRLKIFKDKISSLQKVSSDSKFLKSNKIQKNTEIQQNSDEKKIPQFMTLSKLDWDNNEIHAGIIKDPTAKGGLRYQVIEPALSERDLKAFEIIKKLLMTELSVSLGEIKTKKDAEKRLKKKIATMIKKYRLKIPPKNIEKINYFAIRDFVYLGRIEPLMRDHMIEEISCDGTNIPIYIWHREHESMPTNIIFEKDSELNNFARKMAYVCGKHVSVADPIIDASLPDGSRINLTLGHEITKRGSTFTIRRFRADPITIIDLIKFGTVSIDIAAFMWYLAEKRATMLIAGGTASGKTTALNALASFIKPGQKVVSIEDTQELNLPHENWIPAVSRQNFTDTQIGEINQFDLLRAALRQRPDIIIVGETRGREAYTLFQAMATGHGGFSSIHADSVDATLTRLTSSPMDVPKSLIANSLDLITLQLKVRVGDKSARRIIQVSEINGIDETTGNIKTHEIFKWNPREDTHEFMGNSVVFEKIKERDGDNQEKINYELTKRKLALDWMVKNNIRDHKEVTSNIMDYYADPERFYERKRLEI; this is encoded by the coding sequence ATGAGGCTAAAAATTTTCAAGGACAAGATTTCATCATTACAAAAAGTTTCATCAGATAGTAAGTTCCTAAAATCAAACAAGATTCAAAAAAATACAGAAATTCAGCAAAATTCGGATGAAAAAAAGATCCCACAGTTCATGACATTGTCAAAATTAGATTGGGACAATAACGAAATTCATGCAGGAATAATAAAAGATCCCACTGCAAAAGGAGGTCTCAGATACCAGGTAATAGAACCAGCGTTATCAGAAAGAGACCTAAAAGCATTTGAAATTATAAAAAAACTTCTGATGACAGAATTATCAGTATCATTAGGAGAAATCAAAACGAAAAAAGATGCAGAAAAAAGGCTCAAAAAGAAAATTGCAACAATGATCAAAAAATACAGACTAAAAATTCCTCCAAAAAATATTGAAAAAATAAATTATTTTGCAATTAGAGATTTTGTATATCTCGGAAGAATTGAGCCTCTAATGAGAGATCACATGATTGAAGAAATTTCTTGTGATGGGACAAACATACCAATCTACATATGGCATAGAGAGCATGAATCAATGCCCACAAACATTATTTTTGAAAAAGATTCAGAGTTGAATAATTTTGCAAGAAAAATGGCATATGTATGTGGCAAACATGTTTCGGTTGCAGATCCAATCATAGATGCATCTCTTCCAGATGGAAGTAGAATCAATCTAACACTAGGTCATGAAATTACAAAAAGAGGAAGCACGTTTACTATCAGAAGATTCAGAGCAGATCCAATTACCATTATAGATTTGATAAAATTTGGAACGGTTTCAATTGATATTGCAGCATTCATGTGGTATCTTGCTGAGAAAAGGGCAACAATGCTTATTGCAGGAGGTACTGCCAGTGGAAAAACAACAGCACTGAATGCACTTGCGTCATTTATCAAGCCAGGCCAAAAGGTTGTCAGCATAGAAGACACACAAGAACTAAACTTACCTCATGAAAACTGGATCCCTGCAGTATCTAGGCAGAATTTCACAGATACGCAGATTGGAGAAATCAATCAATTCGATCTCCTAAGAGCAGCACTAAGACAAAGACCAGATATCATAATTGTTGGAGAGACTAGAGGTAGAGAGGCATACACCTTGTTTCAGGCAATGGCAACAGGCCATGGAGGTTTTTCATCAATACATGCAGATTCAGTGGATGCAACATTAACAAGATTAACGTCATCTCCAATGGATGTTCCTAAATCACTTATTGCAAATAGTCTTGATTTGATTACCCTTCAATTGAAGGTGAGAGTAGGGGATAAATCAGCTAGAAGAATCATTCAGGTTTCAGAAATTAATGGAATTGATGAAACTACAGGAAACATCAAAACTCATGAGATTTTCAAATGGAATCCAAGAGAGGATACACATGAATTTATGGGAAACAGCGTAGTGTTTGAAAAAATCAAAGAAAGAGACGGGGACAATCAAGAAAAGATCAATTATGAATTAACAAAACGAAAACTTGCACTTGATTGGATGGTAAAAAACAACATTCGTGATCATAAAGAAGTTACATCAAATATTATGGACTATTATGCAGATCCTGAAAGATTCTATGAAAGAAAGAGGCTGGAGATCTAA
- a CDS encoding pyridoxamine 5'-phosphate oxidase family protein — MIEFTHNERKFLESLEESRIATSHNDIPHVKPVSYVFLNSFIFVATDYGTRTLQNLKKNPNVAISIDVYKSGEHKAVCIQGVTEIIEKGEEFKKIYDVFFEKFAWVRKEPWKENEAPFLKIIPKTKVSWGT, encoded by the coding sequence TTGATTGAATTTACACATAATGAAAGAAAATTTTTGGAATCATTAGAAGAATCTAGAATTGCAACATCACATAACGACATCCCACATGTAAAACCAGTATCATATGTTTTCTTGAATAGTTTTATTTTTGTTGCAACAGATTATGGAACAAGAACATTACAAAATTTAAAGAAAAACCCAAATGTTGCCATATCAATTGATGTGTACAAATCAGGAGAACACAAAGCTGTGTGCATTCAAGGAGTTACAGAAATCATTGAGAAGGGAGAAGAATTCAAAAAAATCTACGATGTTTTTTTTGAGAAATTTGCATGGGTTCGAAAAGAGCCATGGAAAGAAAATGAGGCACCATTTTTAAAAATAATTCCCAAAACTAAAGTTAGTTGGGGAACATAG
- a CDS encoding TrmB family transcriptional regulator has protein sequence MSYQDQVNSIAIELEGILDLDELEAKIYLSLLRTGPITASALAKDLDIDRARMYRTVDKLVSRNIVSTTLSSPKLCIAAEPEEALKIALRKKEDEVNRIKKSGEKIIERINNEITTKQGTNVPTFRVVQGRTNIYADIAQMIENSSGIIYISTTLEDISRMYHSAIPEKIMICEKRGGQVRLLVELDDTKLIPFVKRFNATETKICKLPSKGRMVVEKEKQMIMSDSAVGSNMSTNSETDFSLCTNSSEMVSNIHSLCSLLWQTAQPLETLNVKNYIKNSKSA, from the coding sequence ATGTCATACCAGGATCAAGTAAATTCAATTGCCATCGAATTAGAAGGAATTCTAGATTTAGATGAACTAGAAGCCAAAATTTATCTTAGTTTACTGCGAACAGGACCAATAACGGCAAGTGCATTGGCAAAAGATCTAGACATAGACAGAGCAAGAATGTATAGAACTGTCGATAAACTAGTTAGTAGAAATATTGTTTCAACAACACTTTCTAGTCCAAAATTATGCATTGCTGCAGAACCAGAAGAAGCATTGAAAATTGCATTAAGAAAAAAAGAAGACGAAGTCAATAGAATCAAAAAAAGTGGAGAAAAAATTATTGAAAGAATCAACAATGAGATCACAACAAAACAAGGCACCAATGTACCTACATTTAGAGTAGTACAGGGAAGAACAAACATCTATGCAGACATAGCACAGATGATCGAAAATTCATCAGGGATTATTTACATATCTACAACGTTAGAAGATATTTCTAGAATGTATCATAGTGCAATACCTGAAAAAATCATGATATGTGAGAAAAGAGGAGGTCAGGTGCGATTACTTGTCGAGTTAGATGATACAAAACTGATACCATTTGTAAAAAGATTCAATGCTACAGAAACTAAAATCTGTAAGTTACCATCAAAAGGAAGGATGGTAGTTGAAAAAGAAAAACAAATGATAATGTCAGACTCTGCAGTAGGAAGCAACATGTCTACAAATTCAGAGACAGATTTTTCATTATGCACAAATTCCTCAGAAATGGTCAGCAACATACACAGTTTGTGTAGTTTATTATGGCAAACTGCTCAACCACTAGAGACTTTGAATGTCAAAAATTACATAAAAAATTCAAAATCAGCCTAA
- a CDS encoding DEAD/DEAH box helicase encodes MFEFLEKKYVKKDSIEKRDYQVNLANQAIKENCIVVLPTGLGKTAIALNVIAEYLAKGTGGILFLAPTRVLVNQHFEFLKNNLTLDDISLITGEDPIVKRTKLWNNSVVCATPEIAKNDLDRQIVKPEQFSLVVFDEVHRTIGDYAYSGIAQRFENSDVRILGMTATLPSEKDKATEILTKLRIASVAERTEDSPDVKPYTQETNTEWINVELPPEMKSIQTLLKLALDERYDVLKKNGIKLAEQQSLSALLRIRQFVLNQNRRSAKPLFTAIRIHYALNILEAHGITPFLKFCERAQAKKGVGVKELFEVDPNFTKAINLAKEAQSRGIEHSKISKLKQVIESVPGKALIFTSYRDSVDVIYNKLTEMGISAGILIGKAGETGLKQKKQIETVRQFRDGLFRVLVATRVGEEGLDIAEVNQVIFYDNVPSSIRYVQRRGRTGRKDTGKLVVLIAKNTIDETYYWIGKRKMSAAKSMGEKMTKVLQKNNGVESQKTGLDAFI; translated from the coding sequence TTGTTCGAATTTCTTGAAAAAAAATACGTGAAAAAAGACTCTATAGAAAAAAGGGATTATCAAGTAAATCTTGCAAATCAGGCAATCAAAGAAAATTGCATTGTTGTTCTTCCTACTGGACTTGGGAAAACAGCTATTGCTCTAAATGTTATTGCCGAATATTTGGCAAAAGGAACAGGCGGTATTTTGTTTTTAGCTCCTACTAGAGTATTGGTGAATCAACATTTTGAATTTTTAAAAAATAATTTAACCTTAGATGATATTTCTCTAATTACCGGCGAAGACCCTATTGTAAAAAGAACAAAACTCTGGAACAATAGTGTAGTTTGTGCCACTCCTGAAATTGCCAAAAATGATTTAGACCGACAAATTGTAAAACCAGAGCAATTCAGTCTTGTTGTTTTTGATGAGGTACACCGAACAATCGGTGATTATGCATATTCTGGCATTGCTCAACGTTTTGAAAACTCTGATGTAAGAATTTTAGGCATGACTGCAACTTTGCCAAGTGAAAAAGACAAAGCAACTGAAATTTTAACAAAACTTCGAATTGCAAGTGTTGCAGAAAGAACAGAGGATAGCCCTGATGTGAAACCATACACTCAAGAGACAAATACGGAATGGATTAATGTTGAACTTCCTCCTGAAATGAAATCAATTCAAACTTTGCTTAAACTTGCATTAGATGAACGATATGATGTTCTGAAGAAAAATGGAATTAAACTTGCTGAACAACAATCTCTTTCTGCCTTATTGAGGATTAGACAATTTGTGTTGAATCAAAATAGGCGTTCTGCAAAACCTTTGTTTACTGCAATTCGAATTCACTATGCTTTGAATATTTTAGAAGCACATGGCATTACCCCCTTTTTGAAATTTTGTGAAAGAGCACAGGCAAAAAAAGGGGTTGGTGTAAAAGAACTCTTTGAAGTTGATCCAAATTTTACAAAGGCAATTAATCTTGCAAAAGAAGCTCAATCGAGAGGAATTGAACACTCAAAAATATCTAAACTAAAACAAGTGATTGAATCTGTCCCTGGAAAAGCCTTGATATTTACAAGTTATAGAGATTCAGTTGATGTTATCTACAACAAGCTAACTGAGATGGGTATATCTGCAGGAATTTTAATTGGTAAAGCAGGAGAGACAGGTCTTAAACAGAAAAAGCAAATTGAAACTGTTCGACAATTCAGGGATGGATTGTTTAGAGTTCTTGTTGCAACTCGTGTTGGAGAAGAGGGACTTGATATTGCTGAGGTAAACCAAGTTATTTTTTACGATAACGTCCCTAGCTCCATACGTTATGTCCAAAGACGAGGGAGAACAGGAAGAAAAGATACTGGAAAACTGGTTGTTCTTATTGCAAAAAACACAATTGATGAGACATACTATTGGATTGGCAAGAGAAAGATGTCTGCTGCAAAGTCTATGGGTGAGAAAATGACCAAAGTATTGCAAAAGAATAACGGTGTTGAATCCCAGAAAACTGGTCTTGATGCATTTATTTAG
- a CDS encoding type II secretion system F family protein, with protein MQKSDKKPFEIKPKKSLFENQILRTMIFALIGSISVIAISFEIAEFSESTSIRDIGLIFGIMVGIIPLTVYQLREVQRRDNIDRNLPVFLLALLSSVQSGANLIRAIEQAADRNLGALTPELKNLKANISWGIPIEDAFENFAQRTGTRVSRRVTVLLEMAMKIGGDVTENLEMIQKHVSEMQNIEKSRKSALQPYTYTIYISFGVFLAVAVLLTTSFFTEIAKVQEGLLASGAGADSLFGSLASMDVASLEAALFNMAIIEAIFGGLAAGKIGSGSYVAGTKHVVAMIIAAIIAFNAF; from the coding sequence ATGCAAAAATCAGATAAAAAACCATTTGAGATTAAACCAAAAAAATCACTTTTTGAAAACCAAATTTTAAGAACAATGATTTTTGCTTTAATTGGTTCAATTAGTGTTATTGCAATAAGCTTTGAGATAGCAGAGTTTTCAGAATCAACGTCAATTAGAGACATAGGATTAATTTTTGGCATCATGGTAGGAATCATCCCATTAACAGTTTATCAGCTAAGAGAGGTTCAAAGAAGAGATAACATAGATAGAAATCTTCCAGTTTTTCTGTTGGCATTGTTGAGTTCTGTTCAGAGTGGAGCCAATTTAATCAGAGCAATAGAGCAAGCAGCAGATAGAAATCTTGGTGCCCTTACTCCCGAACTAAAAAACCTCAAGGCAAATATTAGTTGGGGAATCCCAATTGAAGATGCTTTTGAGAATTTTGCTCAAAGAACAGGAACTAGAGTCTCAAGACGTGTGACTGTACTGTTAGAAATGGCAATGAAGATCGGAGGGGATGTTACAGAAAATCTAGAAATGATACAAAAACATGTTTCAGAAATGCAAAACATCGAAAAGAGTAGAAAATCAGCATTACAACCATACACATATACAATTTACATATCGTTTGGGGTTTTTTTGGCAGTTGCAGTATTGCTTACAACAAGTTTCTTTACAGAAATTGCCAAAGTGCAAGAAGGGCTACTTGCCTCAGGTGCAGGGGCAGATAGTTTGTTTGGTTCTCTTGCAAGTATGGATGTTGCATCCTTAGAAGCAGCACTGTTTAACATGGCAATTATTGAAGCAATATTTGGAGGACTGGCTGCTGGAAAAATTGGTTCAGGATCTTATGTAGCAGGCACAAAACATGTCGTAGCAATGATAATTGCAGCAATAATTGCATTTAATGCATTTTAG
- a CDS encoding cytidine/deoxycytidylate deaminase family protein, which yields MLQAELAKLRSNCMTRQVGAVIVRNNRQLATGYNGTPPGIKNCFEGGCTRCKLRIEGKIESGASLDRCLCNHAEANAIMHCAILGIEAGIKGAILYTTFVPCLECTKMAITIGIRKFVCLDSYPETNFDLLKEAGVEVVTLDKNKIARWAKELVSKYEKSA from the coding sequence ATGCTTCAAGCTGAACTTGCAAAACTTCGATCGAACTGTATGACCAGACAAGTAGGTGCAGTGATTGTTCGTAATAATAGGCAGTTAGCAACAGGCTACAACGGAACTCCGCCTGGAATAAAAAATTGCTTTGAGGGAGGTTGTACCAGATGCAAGCTTCGAATAGAAGGAAAGATAGAATCAGGAGCATCGTTAGATCGATGTCTTTGCAACCATGCAGAAGCAAATGCAATCATGCATTGTGCAATTTTAGGAATAGAGGCAGGAATCAAAGGTGCAATCCTATACACAACATTTGTTCCATGCTTAGAATGTACAAAAATGGCAATAACAATAGGCATTAGAAAATTTGTTTGTTTGGATTCGTATCCTGAAACTAATTTTGATTTACTGAAAGAAGCAGGAGTGGAAGTAGTAACGCTTGATAAAAATAAAATTGCAAGATGGGCAAAAGAACTAGTAAGCAAATACGAGAAGTCTGCGTGA
- a CDS encoding type II secretion system F family protein: protein MEFRTAKQKQKFQEESVGAIHVFSYKILNEHIKFLYPILGSLDKSIKQAMMPIPFEVYVSSMVFFSLIAGVCGGIMGIVATQFINIQPAIVGMMLPIISGLALMGMTFGILQVIPPMRVKNRAAKLLEEIPHFIGYMSTLATSGLSLEDIFKAIAKEETDEDIVKDARYITRNIDILGMDLITAIKDLINRTPTGPYSELLEGAIVTTQSGGDLKEYFNATAKVQLEEKKMLLKKTTESLGSVAEIYTILLIVFPLLAVIMLSIMGIMSPDLAGFDLLTLMNILTFAVIPLSGVLMLVMMDTMVPKR, encoded by the coding sequence ATGGAATTTAGAACAGCAAAACAAAAACAAAAATTTCAGGAAGAATCAGTAGGAGCAATTCATGTTTTCAGTTACAAAATACTAAATGAACACATTAAGTTTCTTTATCCAATATTAGGTTCACTCGACAAGTCAATCAAACAAGCAATGATGCCAATACCATTTGAGGTGTATGTATCGAGTATGGTATTTTTTAGTTTGATTGCAGGAGTTTGCGGCGGTATTATGGGAATCGTTGCAACACAATTCATCAACATTCAACCTGCCATTGTTGGAATGATGCTACCAATAATTTCAGGATTGGCATTGATGGGAATGACTTTTGGCATTTTACAAGTGATTCCTCCAATGAGAGTAAAAAACAGGGCAGCTAAGCTGTTAGAAGAAATACCTCATTTTATTGGATACATGTCAACACTGGCAACAAGTGGATTATCATTAGAAGATATTTTCAAAGCAATAGCAAAAGAAGAAACTGATGAAGACATTGTAAAGGATGCACGCTACATTACAAGAAATATCGATATTTTAGGAATGGATTTGATCACTGCCATCAAAGATCTGATTAACAGAACACCTACAGGTCCCTATTCTGAATTATTAGAAGGAGCAATAGTCACAACCCAGTCAGGGGGAGACCTTAAAGAATACTTTAACGCAACAGCAAAGGTTCAACTTGAAGAAAAAAAGATGCTTTTAAAGAAAACAACAGAATCACTCGGATCTGTCGCAGAAATTTACACCATACTTTTGATAGTATTTCCACTATTAGCAGTAATCATGTTATCGATTATGGGCATCATGAGCCCAGATTTGGCAGGATTTGATCTTTTAACACTAATGAACATTTTGACTTTTGCAGTTATTCCACTAAGCGGAGTTTTGATGCTTGTAATGATGGACACCATGGTTCCAAAGAGGTAA
- a CDS encoding peptidylprolyl isomerase, giving the protein MSNKIKCSHILVQKQSEALEIVERIKKGEKFGKLAKELSIDSGSAKKDGNLGYFTKGMMVKPFEEAAFKLQIGEMSDPIKSEFGYHIIKRYG; this is encoded by the coding sequence ATGTCAAATAAAATAAAATGTTCACATATTTTAGTACAAAAACAAAGTGAAGCATTAGAAATAGTTGAGAGAATAAAAAAAGGAGAAAAATTTGGAAAACTAGCAAAAGAATTATCAATTGATTCAGGTAGTGCAAAAAAAGATGGAAATTTAGGATATTTTACTAAAGGAATGATGGTCAAACCGTTTGAAGAAGCAGCATTCAAGCTCCAAATTGGAGAAATGTCAGACCCAATAAAATCAGAGTTTGGATATCACATCATTAAGAGATATGGTTAA